A region of Desulfolithobacter dissulfuricans DNA encodes the following proteins:
- a CDS encoding DUF5714 domain-containing protein, with protein MICGNTLRYLDKPVAVSCHYCGRQDQGYISCPDGHFVCERCHNRDTMEVIEEIINTTTSTDPQQIAWQAMTLPNLPMLGCQHAFIAGGALMAALVNRESMGLEKEDIREVFQRTAKQAHGGYCGLTGICGIAPAIGACAAVYNGSRCGYGEEQRATMELVSGVVRAITNLTGPSCCKAYVRAALEVAVAFFNARYGSGLPVSSGTLCTHAALHPHGCRESRCPYFKAN; from the coding sequence ATGATATGCGGTAACACCCTGCGCTACCTGGATAAACCCGTGGCCGTCAGCTGTCATTACTGCGGCCGGCAGGACCAGGGCTATATCAGTTGTCCGGACGGCCATTTTGTCTGTGAGCGGTGTCACAATCGCGATACCATGGAGGTGATCGAGGAGATCATCAACACCACCACCTCCACCGATCCCCAGCAGATAGCCTGGCAGGCCATGACCCTGCCCAACCTGCCCATGCTCGGTTGCCAACACGCCTTTATCGCCGGAGGAGCCCTGATGGCAGCCCTGGTCAACCGGGAAAGCATGGGGCTTGAAAAGGAGGATATCAGGGAGGTCTTCCAGCGTACCGCGAAACAGGCCCACGGGGGCTACTGCGGCCTCACAGGCATCTGTGGCATTGCACCGGCCATAGGGGCCTGTGCGGCGGTATATAACGGTTCGCGCTGCGGCTATGGCGAAGAACAGCGGGCCACCATGGAACTTGTCAGCGGCGTGGTCAGGGCCATCACCAACCTAACCGGACCAAGCTGCTGCAAGGCCTATGTGCGGGCTGCCCTCGAGGTGGCGGTTGCCTTTTTCAACGCCAGGTACGGCAGTGGACTGCCCGTCAGCTCAGGGACTCTGTGTACCCATGCCGCTCTCCATCCCCATGGCTGCCGTGAAAGCAGGTGCCCCTATTTCAAGGCCAACTGA